The sequence below is a genomic window from Desulfomonile tiedjei.
CGTCTAATGAGATCGTATGACACACGGAATCTTGGCCCGGGAAACTTCTGGGTCGGCGCGGCCGCAATGGCTTTCTTTGGTGGAGCTTCACTTCTGGCCGGTTATTGGGGTCTTGAAGAAATCCATCTGGAGTGGCTCCTTGGCCGCGAAGGCATTTCCATCACCGGCATCGTAGTGGGAAAGACCTCTGAGGACTGGGACGATCCGCCTTCCCGAAATTATTATCTGCTGTATACGTTCCGGGCGGACTCCAAGACCATAACCAAACGAGCCTCCGTGGATGAGGACTTGTGGCTCGGAGTCAAAGAAAAAGGCCCGATCAGCATCATCTACGTTCCCGGGAAGCCTGAGCTTAATCTTCCTGAGCCGCTGGGGAGATACACGGCAGCGAGCTTCCTTTTCCTGACAACGATGCTGGTGGCAGCGGGCGTGCTTTTTACCGCGATCCTTGTCCTAATGATATACCGAAAGAGCATGGGACATTACAGGGCCGCGAAATGGTTTGTCACCGCGGATGATTTGGCCAAGCACAGAGAAAAGGCTTCATGAGGAGGAGTGACAGTGCGAAAGAAAGACCGAGAGATTACCGATCCGGCGATCCTGAAATCCATTATGTTAAAAGCGCAGGTTTGTCGTGTCGGTCTGAGCCTGAACGATGTTCCATACGTTGTGCCGGTAAATTTCGGTTTCAAGGACAATCGAATCTATTTTCATTCTTCGCTCAAAGGAATGAAAATTGACATCCTGCGGCAGAACAGCAACGTTTGCTTTGAAATGGAATGTGACGTGGAAGTGGTTCATGCTGAAGCCGCCTGCGACTGGACCGCCAAATTCCTCAGTATAATCGGCTTCGGAAAAGCCCACATTGTAGAAGACTTCTCCGAAAAATTAGAAGGCCTCGCCATCATCATGGAGCACTATTCGCCTTCCCTTAGCTACGAATTTCCCGAAGAAAAGGTAAACAAGGCCGCCATCATCAGAATCGACATCGAGAGCATG
It includes:
- a CDS encoding pyridoxamine 5'-phosphate oxidase family protein, with amino-acid sequence MRKKDREITDPAILKSIMLKAQVCRVGLSLNDVPYVVPVNFGFKDNRIYFHSSLKGMKIDILRQNSNVCFEMECDVEVVHAEAACDWTAKFLSIIGFGKAHIVEDFSEKLEGLAIIMEHYSPSLSYEFPEEKVNKAAIIRIDIESMTGKKLGY